The DNA region CCCCGGACTGTTCCTGGGCAAACGCTCCAACAGACATTATCAGAACAAATATAGTTAACAATACCAATGACTTAACTCTGCTCATACCTCATTACCTTGAAATCTCCGAGAGAGTCCTCACGTAGTCGTAAAGCTCGTCAACCTCCCCGCCGGATAGAAATCCGAAGCGATGTTCGGGCATTCCGGGAGTGCTTTCGACCAAAAAACGCCTGAACTCACGCCTGCTTTTCAGGACTTCCGACTCTCTCCCATAAAATCTACCTTTATGTAGATAAAGAACAGATGAAGGCACGACTTGTTCCGCGGATAGAGTGCCCTGACCTTTGTTTCCATGGCAGGATGAGCAATTCCGGAGATACAACCGATCGGTTTCAATTTCAGCCTGATTCACTCTCGGCAGTGCCTTCCTGCTAAAGATCATTTCCATGGCCACATCGACAGGTATAGGTTCGATCCGGGGTGCCTGTGTCGTGTCAGTTGTGGTGTCCGGTACAGCTTCCGTGGCAACCTCTTCCCCATCTCCGCCGGGCAGTTGTGCCACAAGCTCAGGTGGGTTTTCAGGTAGCTCCGGCACCATAGTAGCGACATACTGTGCCATAGCCATCCTCTCCTCACCGGGAAGCAGGTCGAAGGCCGGCATCGAGGTGCCCTGAACCCCATTGGTTATCGTGTTATATATCTCCACAATTGAAGCACCATGCTTAAATTTTTCTTTCAGGAAGTTTCGCGGTGGAGGGTTGAGCCCGGCCGACTTCGGCCCCTGACCACTTCCGTCTTCGCCATGACAGGAGGCACAATTGAGTTTGTACAACCGACGTCCCTCGGCCACCAGGCTGTCGGTCGGTTCCAGAAGCTTTCTCAAGTTGACCTGTTTGACATCCTCTTCAGGTCGCAGTTGTTCTGTGGGCGGATAGTACTTACCTTCGAACTTCCCCCTCCGAAATCCTTCTGAAAAAGCGAAATAGACCACGTAGATGGCCGCCACCAGAGCGATTATATAGAACAGTAAATTTATATTTCCCTTGACCTTAGACATGCTGATACCGTCCAGTCACACAGCTTTCGAGATTTGGATCGCCCTTGGCCAGAAGCGGATATTTCTTATAGAAATACCTGACCGAGAGGCCAAATATCCCCAGAAACATCAAAAACACTCCGACCTCGATCCAGGAAACCATACGAAATGATTCCGAAAAAGTCGGGACCACCATCCAGTAAACATCGAGCCACTGGCCTACCAGCACCCCCACAGCAACAGCGAAGATAACCGCTGGATTAGCCCGGTTTTTATCCGGCATCAGAACGATAAACGGAAGAATCCATTTTAACAGCGGAAGCATAAGCAACACAAACTGCCAGCCGTTTTTGGAACGAGGGATGAAATAAGTGATCTCATGTGGCAGGTCAGCATACCAGATCAGCATGTACTGCGAAAACCCGATATAGACCATGAAAACCGAAAAGGCCATCATCCAGGTACCCAGATCGTGGAGGTGGATATGCTCGACGCCGTTTTCGAGATAACCACGGCCACGAAGCAATATAACAATAATCGCGGTTGCCGAGATTCCACTCAAAAACAGGCCGGAGAAGCAGTAGACACCGAACATGGTGGAATAGAAATGCTCCTCCAGTGACATCAAAAGGTCAATGGAAGCGAATGTGAAAGTAAAACCAAAGACAATCAGGAAGATAATACTGAGTTTTTTGTTTTTACGGGTCAGGCTCGGATTCTCGCTTTCATCCTGCTTGAGCGAGAACCTGACGATCAACAGCGCCAGGACAATCCATATTCCAAAAAATATCAATTCACGAACTATGAACCAGAGTGAGGTCAGGTATACATGTTTTGTGTAAGTAAAATAGTGTTCGGGAATGAATTCCGACCATTCATAGAGACTGCCGATACCGAAGAAAAGCCCTATCAGCAAAATCAGTGAAACCGGCAGGTAAGCGGCAAATCCTTCAGCAACCCGGCGAATACTGACCGACCAGGTACCGTTGGCGACGTATTGCACCGCGGCGAACACGAACGCGCCGAGCCCGATGGTCAGAAAATAGAAGAATTCGATCAGGTAATTGTACCAGGCGCGCTGTGGATTGAGAAACAGGGCCAGGATAAAAACCACCAAACCGATCAAAAATGAGAAAAACAGGAACCGGTCACAGACCAATCCCGGCTTGAGCGGTCCGGTATTCTTTATTTCAGGCATCGGCCCCGAACTCATAACTACTTACTCTCCTTCTCGGCGACCGGGATTTCGGAATATCCCAGATCTTTGAGCCTGTCGATATCTTCCTGTGTCGGACGAGCCGCTTTCTGGAGCGCGCGGACATAGTGGATGATTGCCCAGCGTGTATTCTGGTCGATCGAACTCTTATAGCTGGGCATATTCCCCTGCCCCATGGTAAGTATATGATAAAAGCGGCCATCCGGCCATCCAATCGCCTTATCTGTGTACAAAAGCGGCGGCTTAGTCATCTTGGGAATAATCGGACCATCGCCCGCACCGGTGCTACCGTGACAGGGATAGCAGTATATAGCGTAATACTCCTGCCCTAATGCGAGCACTTCCTGCCCTGG from Candidatus Zixiibacteriota bacterium includes:
- a CDS encoding c-type cytochrome, translating into MSKVKGNINLLFYIIALVAAIYVVYFAFSEGFRRGKFEGKYYPPTEQLRPEEDVKQVNLRKLLEPTDSLVAEGRRLYKLNCASCHGEDGSGQGPKSAGLNPPPRNFLKEKFKHGASIVEIYNTITNGVQGTSMPAFDLLPGEERMAMAQYVATMVPELPENPPELVAQLPGGDGEEVATEAVPDTTTDTTQAPRIEPIPVDVAMEMIFSRKALPRVNQAEIETDRLYLRNCSSCHGNKGQGTLSAEQVVPSSVLYLHKGRFYGRESEVLKSRREFRRFLVESTPGMPEHRFGFLSGGEVDELYDYVRTLSEISR
- a CDS encoding cytochrome c; this encodes MIPKLWKYSVIILALFSLLSCARDRDVREWEYMPDMYRSPAVKPQQDNPDDTGHTMMRHPVANTIPRDMVPYPHTVGDTLAAHRLINPLRPGQEVLALGQEYYAIYCYPCHGSTGAGDGPIIPKMTKPPLLYTDKAIGWPDGRFYHILTMGQGNMPSYKSSIDQNTRWAIIHYVRALQKAARPTQEDIDRLKDLGYSEIPVAEKESK